One window of the Klebsiella oxytoca genome contains the following:
- a CDS encoding winged helix-turn-helix transcriptional regulator produces the protein MSKENSLPYLLPELCGLSAAAELLGDQWVLLILREALYGVTRFETIRTHTKIPKQTLANRLKKMTELGLLSKIPYQEAGARERYEYVLTSKSRSLAPILFSLMEWGHKNILHDEPHIALVDKESGDLIHHAFVSTNGGVVESKNIQIVALKR, from the coding sequence ATGTCAAAAGAGAATTCATTACCGTATCTGTTACCTGAGCTTTGTGGGCTTTCCGCAGCAGCAGAACTTTTGGGAGATCAATGGGTTTTATTGATCCTGAGAGAGGCTTTATATGGAGTTACTCGCTTTGAAACGATACGTACGCATACCAAAATCCCAAAGCAGACGTTGGCAAACCGGTTAAAAAAAATGACTGAACTCGGATTGCTCAGCAAAATACCATATCAAGAGGCAGGCGCTCGCGAACGCTATGAGTATGTCCTTACGTCAAAAAGTCGCAGTCTGGCGCCGATCCTTTTTTCATTAATGGAATGGGGTCACAAGAATATTTTGCACGATGAGCCTCACATCGCTTTGGTTGATAAAGAGAGCGGGGACCTGATACACCACGCATTTGTGTCAACTAATGGGGGAGTCGTTGAATCAAAGAATATTCAGATCGTGGCGCTTAAACGCTGA
- a CDS encoding NAD(P)/FAD-dependent oxidoreductase, which yields MKFASVPFNQNQVGWPLNEADRHRQPSLSGDIKADWVVIGAGYAGVSFARRLASLDPQLNIVLIDAECAASSSSARNSGFIIGLPHNIGSSTAELKKAQDYRTLLQEGIRLLEETVNARQIDCEWENVGKYHCQIDPSSEAIMQEYMDNLQLMQEPYSLLNSEELYQKLGTRLYSKGIYTPGCILVNPAKLIAGLERHLPENITVYHQTPALAVHSEGGGIRVTTLQGTIRAAQVMLATNALSRELSPVTARQASMATYASITAPLTPEQRQRLPEMTSWGLTPVNAIAGATLRYTHDHRFLVRQHVDPALRGVITAGQTANAARQHLTLFRNAYPQLQDVPLERTWSGTISVTRNGAPVWGRLAPQIWTAGGCNGAGISKQTIAGTLLADLAMGQDNPLIAAMRSLGEANFMPPSPFLDIGVAGALWKERYMGRKEMAL from the coding sequence GTGAAATTTGCATCAGTCCCTTTCAACCAGAATCAGGTAGGATGGCCGCTTAACGAAGCAGACCGTCACCGACAGCCCTCACTCAGTGGAGATATCAAAGCTGACTGGGTGGTTATCGGTGCTGGCTATGCTGGCGTAAGCTTTGCCCGCAGGCTTGCCAGCCTCGACCCGCAGCTAAATATTGTACTTATCGACGCCGAATGCGCCGCCAGCAGCTCTTCCGCAAGAAATTCGGGCTTTATTATTGGCCTGCCGCATAATATCGGCAGCTCTACCGCCGAGCTGAAAAAGGCGCAGGACTATCGCACTCTGCTGCAGGAAGGCATCCGGCTGCTTGAGGAAACGGTCAACGCGCGGCAGATTGACTGCGAGTGGGAAAATGTCGGCAAATACCACTGCCAGATAGACCCGTCCAGCGAAGCCATCATGCAGGAGTACATGGATAATCTGCAGCTTATGCAGGAGCCCTACAGCCTGCTGAACAGCGAAGAGCTGTACCAGAAGCTGGGAACCCGCCTCTATAGTAAAGGTATCTATACTCCCGGCTGTATTCTGGTGAACCCGGCGAAACTGATAGCGGGTCTTGAACGTCATCTGCCGGAAAATATCACGGTTTATCACCAGACTCCGGCCCTGGCCGTGCACAGTGAAGGCGGCGGTATCAGAGTAACCACGCTGCAGGGTACGATCCGCGCCGCTCAGGTTATGCTGGCTACCAATGCGCTGTCCCGGGAGCTCTCACCGGTAACTGCTCGTCAGGCATCTATGGCGACCTATGCCAGCATAACGGCCCCGCTGACGCCCGAGCAGCGTCAGCGCCTGCCGGAGATGACTAGCTGGGGACTCACGCCGGTTAATGCTATCGCTGGGGCAACGCTACGCTATACCCACGACCATCGTTTTCTGGTGCGTCAGCACGTCGACCCGGCATTACGCGGCGTGATTACCGCCGGACAGACCGCCAACGCCGCGCGACAGCATCTGACGTTGTTCCGCAATGCCTACCCGCAGCTACAAGATGTACCGCTGGAGCGCACCTGGTCCGGGACCATCAGCGTCACCCGTAATGGCGCGCCGGTATGGGGGCGTCTCGCGCCGCAGATCTGGACCGCCGGCGGCTGTAATGGCGCGGGTATATCCAAACAGACTATCGCCGGGACGCTTCTTGCCGATTTGGCTATGGGGCAGGACAATCCGCTGATTGCGGCCATGCGGTCACTTGGCGAGGCTAACTTTATGCCGCCTTCCCCATTCCTCGATATCGGGGTTGCTGGTGCACTATGGAAAGAGCGCTATATGGGACGTAAAGAAATGGCGCTGTAG
- a CDS encoding tautomerase family protein, translating into MPFVNVQTIKGIMNSEQKKELLRRMTDLIVEIEGKGDPEFRRSVWIRIDEHEPEQWSLGGIQPTSEAIAAKFSSPQRS; encoded by the coding sequence ATGCCCTTCGTTAATGTGCAAACCATTAAAGGAATTATGAATTCGGAGCAAAAAAAAGAGCTATTACGCCGTATGACAGACCTTATTGTCGAGATTGAGGGGAAAGGCGATCCAGAGTTTCGACGTTCAGTCTGGATTCGAATTGATGAACATGAACCTGAACAGTGGAGCCTGGGAGGAATTCAGCCAACATCTGAAGCTATTGCGGCTAAATTTTCGTCACCGCAGCGCTCCTGA
- a CDS encoding LysR family transcriptional regulator — MNNKLNAIATFLRVVEAGSFSAAARQIGMKQSAVSQQIAALEEELGVVLLHRTTRAMVLTEQGESYRRDMQLVLDAMREAERRLNPDDRPWQGKVHMQLPGGLGRIFLPHLLALQKMNPELHLTLSLDDRIADLVTEGVDVALRLSSEPPQLHAARALGRIETALYAAPDFPPVQTIGELATHPYVRFSGIPHDAPLRLVSADETIDVKVNTVFRANTSEALLQALESGIGVGGMQIPLVARALQSARLVRILPAWRLPDRFLYAVYPDARFIPPRVRSIIRVIEQLLPGVTQSI, encoded by the coding sequence ATGAATAATAAGCTCAATGCCATCGCCACCTTCCTGCGCGTGGTTGAAGCAGGATCCTTTTCTGCGGCCGCCCGCCAGATAGGTATGAAACAATCCGCCGTCAGTCAGCAAATTGCGGCCCTTGAAGAGGAGCTCGGCGTAGTGCTGCTGCATCGCACTACGCGAGCGATGGTGCTGACCGAACAGGGGGAAAGCTATCGACGAGATATGCAGCTTGTACTTGATGCCATGCGCGAAGCGGAGAGGCGCCTGAATCCTGACGATCGTCCATGGCAGGGTAAGGTACATATGCAGCTGCCGGGCGGTTTAGGGCGGATATTTTTACCGCATTTACTGGCGCTGCAGAAAATGAATCCCGAACTACACCTTACGCTGTCACTTGATGATCGTATCGCCGATCTTGTCACTGAAGGCGTCGATGTCGCGCTGCGGTTGAGTAGTGAACCTCCGCAACTGCACGCGGCACGCGCGCTGGGGCGCATTGAAACGGCGCTTTATGCCGCGCCTGATTTTCCACCGGTACAAACCATCGGCGAATTAGCTACCCATCCTTATGTACGATTTAGCGGCATCCCGCACGATGCACCGCTGCGCCTGGTTTCTGCAGATGAAACGATTGATGTGAAGGTGAACACCGTGTTCCGCGCGAACACGAGCGAGGCATTACTGCAGGCGCTGGAGTCCGGCATCGGTGTTGGCGGCATGCAGATCCCGCTGGTAGCCAGGGCGTTACAGTCCGCCCGGCTGGTCCGAATATTACCCGCATGGCGATTACCGGATCGCTTTCTCTACGCTGTTTATCCTGACGCCCGTTTTATCCCGCCGCGGGTCAGAAGCATTATTCGCGTGATTGAACAGTTGCTGCCTGGGGTCACGCAGAGCATTTAA
- the map gene encoding type I methionyl aminopeptidase — MLSIPIKTADELARQRQAGALLASVFDMLDTFMQPGVTTMDINNRVEDFIVNELHARPASKGQYDFPYVLNTSIDEVVCHGMPKESEHLKPGMIINVDITLEKNGLIADSSKMYLIGDVSPLARRLVEKTYEAMWKGINVVRPGATLGDIGHAIQSHVEANGYSVVREYCGHGVGTEMHEDPQVLHYGKPGTGAVLKEGMVFTIEPMVNQGDRRIKTKKDGWTVVTRDKKLSAQWEHTIAVTAEGFEVLTLRRGEIIPA; from the coding sequence ATGCTATCAATTCCCATTAAGACCGCGGACGAACTGGCCAGACAACGTCAAGCAGGAGCGCTGCTGGCCTCGGTGTTCGATATGCTGGATACCTTTATGCAGCCCGGCGTTACCACCATGGACATCAATAATCGCGTTGAGGATTTTATCGTCAACGAGTTGCACGCACGTCCGGCCAGCAAAGGCCAGTATGATTTTCCCTATGTCTTGAATACTTCTATTGATGAAGTGGTTTGTCACGGCATGCCTAAGGAAAGTGAACATCTGAAGCCCGGCATGATCATCAATGTTGATATTACTCTGGAAAAAAATGGCCTGATTGCCGATTCCAGCAAAATGTATCTGATTGGCGACGTTTCTCCGCTGGCCCGTCGACTGGTAGAGAAAACCTATGAAGCGATGTGGAAGGGGATCAACGTTGTCAGGCCCGGCGCGACGCTCGGTGACATTGGCCATGCCATTCAGTCCCATGTCGAAGCGAACGGTTACAGCGTGGTCAGGGAGTACTGCGGGCATGGGGTGGGAACAGAAATGCATGAAGATCCCCAGGTGCTGCATTACGGCAAACCCGGTACCGGCGCGGTCCTTAAAGAAGGGATGGTATTTACTATCGAACCGATGGTTAATCAGGGAGACAGGCGGATAAAAACCAAAAAAGATGGCTGGACGGTAGTTACCCGTGACAAGAAACTGTCCGCGCAGTGGGAGCATACCATCGCGGTTACCGCGGAGGGATTTGAAGTACTGACGTTGCGTAGAGGTGAAATCATTCCAGCGTGA
- a CDS encoding serine hydrolase domain-containing protein — protein sequence MNSKVFQRRLLAGIVISLCGGLLAPVAQAACAGTELSACPAPFDARLPDTHKMLTWSQRERVIGFRNDYRNYAGDVFHHGNAVPLLTAPKQLTDASYRVNGKTYNLQDYLRRQNVSGMLVLKDGKVAWKYLGEGNTDATLWTSRSVGKSVVATLTGVAIKQGKIHSLDDLITQYEPDLKGTAWEGVTLKQLITHTSGVAWNEDYTDPKSDFAQLTECEARPGAYDCVRKLVSGLRREHPAGEHWSYSSGGAWLLGDVLERATGMTLAAYLEKSIWQPYGMASDGVWHAYTKGQHDVGAHGFNATLEDWGRFGEFILHHGVLPNGEQILPENWVAQSASWTQAAGSVSAAHPKGIYGYQWWNNEVPANSTNVEPTPQASLKNSLWALGIFGQMIMVNQAENLTIVQWSTWPQAEPSFSAQPLEASLMFSAIAQELH from the coding sequence ATGAACAGCAAAGTGTTTCAACGTCGCCTGCTGGCGGGCATTGTTATCAGTCTCTGCGGCGGCCTGCTGGCCCCCGTCGCCCAGGCCGCCTGTGCCGGAACCGAACTGAGCGCGTGCCCTGCCCCCTTTGATGCCCGGCTTCCGGATACGCACAAAATGCTCACCTGGAGCCAGCGCGAACGGGTAATCGGTTTTCGCAACGACTACCGCAATTATGCAGGAGATGTTTTTCATCACGGTAACGCCGTTCCTCTGCTGACCGCGCCGAAACAGCTAACCGACGCTAGCTATCGGGTAAATGGCAAAACCTATAACCTGCAGGATTACCTGCGGCGCCAGAACGTTAGCGGCATGCTGGTGCTGAAAGATGGCAAAGTCGCCTGGAAATATCTGGGTGAAGGCAATACCGACGCCACCCTCTGGACGTCCCGCTCGGTGGGCAAATCCGTTGTTGCTACGCTGACGGGGGTGGCGATTAAACAAGGTAAAATTCACTCGCTTGACGATCTCATCACACAATATGAACCCGACCTGAAAGGCACCGCCTGGGAAGGTGTAACGCTCAAACAGCTGATCACCCACACTTCCGGCGTGGCGTGGAATGAGGACTACACCGACCCGAAATCGGACTTTGCACAGCTTACCGAGTGTGAAGCCAGGCCCGGCGCTTACGACTGCGTTCGTAAGCTGGTATCCGGCCTGCGCCGTGAACACCCGGCCGGAGAGCACTGGTCTTACTCATCCGGCGGCGCGTGGCTGCTGGGAGATGTGCTGGAACGCGCTACCGGCATGACCCTGGCGGCGTACCTGGAGAAAAGTATCTGGCAGCCATACGGTATGGCGAGCGACGGCGTGTGGCATGCCTATACCAAAGGTCAGCACGATGTGGGTGCCCATGGCTTTAACGCTACGCTAGAAGATTGGGGACGCTTTGGGGAATTTATTCTTCATCATGGCGTGTTGCCGAACGGCGAGCAGATTTTGCCGGAAAACTGGGTTGCCCAGTCTGCCAGCTGGACCCAGGCGGCCGGGTCGGTGTCAGCGGCACATCCAAAGGGCATTTATGGCTACCAGTGGTGGAATAACGAAGTGCCGGCCAATTCGACAAACGTTGAACCGACGCCGCAGGCATCCCTGAAGAATTCGCTATGGGCTCTGGGAATTTTTGGTCAAATGATTATGGTCAATCAGGCAGAAAATCTGACGATCGTTCAGTGGTCAACCTGGCCGCAGGCGGAGCCCTCTTTTAGCGCCCAGCCGCTGGAAGCATCGCTGATGTTCAGCGCGATCGCGCAGGAACTGCATTGA
- a CDS encoding helix-turn-helix domain-containing protein, which yields MAVVVNLDKLLVERKMTSRALAAYVGITEQNLSLLKSGKVKGIRFDTLAKICQALECQPGDILAWEAD from the coding sequence ATGGCGGTGGTGGTTAATCTGGACAAATTGCTGGTGGAAAGAAAAATGACGTCCAGGGCGCTGGCGGCCTATGTCGGGATCACCGAGCAGAATCTGTCTTTGCTCAAATCGGGAAAGGTAAAAGGTATTCGCTTCGATACGTTGGCCAAAATCTGTCAGGCGCTGGAGTGTCAACCAGGCGATATTCTCGCCTGGGAGGCGGATTAG
- a CDS encoding DUF2975 domain-containing protein: MAGILPLFFILALITPVWIYFTGETFFLANMLKFAEVPFGNEHTLSAPTYKLLLLLALLYLPAGLFAWAIWQGIRITQYVRQRTILSLDLALRVRKIALAMLGMGILLPLFRFMVPLVFYWPHPYAQIVLLLSDFILLLTGGLLFVTFHSMLEGIRAENENKEFI; the protein is encoded by the coding sequence ATGGCTGGAATATTGCCGCTGTTTTTTATCCTGGCGTTAATTACGCCAGTGTGGATCTATTTTACCGGCGAGACGTTTTTTCTCGCTAATATGCTGAAATTTGCCGAGGTGCCCTTCGGCAATGAACATACTTTGTCTGCCCCCACCTATAAGCTGCTGTTACTGCTGGCGCTGCTTTATTTACCTGCCGGACTTTTCGCCTGGGCCATCTGGCAGGGAATTCGCATCACTCAATACGTCAGACAACGCACTATTCTGAGCCTCGACCTCGCCCTGAGGGTACGAAAAATAGCGCTGGCGATGCTGGGAATGGGCATTCTGCTGCCGCTATTTCGCTTCATGGTTCCGCTGGTTTTTTACTGGCCGCATCCCTACGCGCAGATCGTTCTTTTGCTCAGCGATTTCATACTGCTGCTGACGGGCGGCTTGTTATTTGTGACGTTTCACTCCATGCTCGAAGGGATCAGAGCGGAAAATGAGAATAAGGAGTTCATCTGA
- a CDS encoding SDR family oxidoreductase — protein MNTRPHQKVALVAGASGIVGTQLVKTLLHNDWEVIGLSHRAIAHPANILLLNVDLLDTQDSAQKLQSLNGISHIFYSAWLNAANWAEMVEPNVAMLRNLVSNLEKTSPLRTVSLMQGYKVYGAHLGPFKTPARESDPGVPGAEFNAAQLNWLNHFQRGKAWRWNAIRPGVVGSAVPGNTMNLALSIALYASLCKALDLPLRFPGSEKTWHSIVDHTDGELLAEATIWAATSSMAENEAFNVNNGDIWRWYELWPRIANWFALECAPPVRRSFQQLFLDYRALWREMAGQHLIEPDLLQLSDGNFADFVFGWNYDMFADGSKLRRAGFTRMQATDDMFFRLFSQLRAARVIP, from the coding sequence GTGAACACGAGACCGCACCAAAAAGTCGCGCTGGTCGCTGGCGCCAGCGGCATTGTTGGCACACAGCTTGTCAAAACGCTTTTACACAATGACTGGGAGGTTATTGGCCTCAGCCACCGTGCCATAGCTCACCCTGCTAACATTTTGCTACTCAACGTCGATTTACTGGATACCCAGGACAGCGCGCAAAAGCTGCAATCACTCAACGGCATTAGCCATATTTTTTACAGCGCATGGCTGAACGCTGCAAACTGGGCAGAAATGGTCGAACCAAACGTCGCCATGCTGCGCAACCTGGTCAGCAACCTTGAGAAAACCTCACCGCTACGAACGGTAAGCCTGATGCAGGGATATAAAGTCTATGGCGCGCACCTTGGCCCCTTCAAAACGCCGGCGCGGGAAAGCGATCCGGGCGTACCCGGCGCAGAATTCAACGCCGCCCAGCTCAACTGGCTCAACCATTTTCAGCGAGGAAAGGCATGGCGCTGGAATGCTATCAGACCGGGAGTGGTGGGCAGCGCGGTACCCGGCAACACGATGAATCTCGCACTGAGCATTGCGCTCTATGCTTCACTGTGCAAGGCGCTGGATTTACCGCTGCGCTTTCCCGGTTCGGAAAAAACCTGGCATAGCATTGTCGACCACACGGATGGGGAATTATTGGCCGAGGCGACGATTTGGGCCGCAACCTCATCGATGGCAGAAAATGAGGCTTTTAACGTCAACAACGGTGATATCTGGCGCTGGTACGAGCTGTGGCCGCGCATCGCAAACTGGTTTGCTCTGGAATGCGCCCCGCCGGTCAGGCGGTCATTCCAGCAACTGTTTCTCGACTACCGTGCGCTGTGGCGCGAGATGGCCGGGCAGCATTTGATAGAGCCCGATCTCCTGCAGCTAAGCGACGGGAATTTTGCCGATTTCGTCTTTGGCTGGAACTACGACATGTTTGCCGATGGTAGCAAGCTGCGCCGGGCAGGCTTCACCCGCATGCAGGCAACCGACGACATGTTTTTCCGCCTGTTCTCTCAGCTACGAGCCGCACGCGTTATCCCCTGA
- a CDS encoding ParD-like family protein — MGIVKISDLLHVDIRDASKAMSRSVNAQAEYWIRLGMMSELYPELNHQQIKLLMLKSGSDRLLEVINAINSH, encoded by the coding sequence ATGGGAATCGTAAAAATTTCAGACCTGTTGCACGTCGATATTCGTGATGCCAGCAAGGCGATGTCGCGTTCGGTCAATGCACAGGCGGAATACTGGATCCGCCTGGGGATGATGAGTGAACTTTATCCGGAGCTCAACCATCAACAAATCAAGCTGTTAATGCTAAAGTCTGGATCCGATCGTTTGCTGGAGGTGATCAATGCTATCAATTCCCATTAA
- a CDS encoding GntR family transcriptional regulator encodes MFESDGLPLYLRIKDVILQRILSFTYDDKLPGELLLAGEFKVARGTIKQAIDSLASIGMVYREQGKGTFINRDALQRYYTDLPDVLTTFAGPGAVEVEVLSLISTMADRQVAGQMGLDLGSQLMRLERLLVQEERPVGHVLTWLNGRIYNDLSHVDGSRSLYKQLRETFGYSPANATERYTPVCCDARTAGLLNIEPGLPLFRIERVARDLDDVVLEYSIAHTLDASLSLQIATSQSSVSQQWNCTIEKGT; translated from the coding sequence ATGTTTGAGTCGGATGGACTCCCTCTCTATTTAAGGATAAAAGACGTTATCCTGCAGCGGATCCTCTCTTTTACCTACGACGATAAACTGCCGGGCGAGCTGCTGCTCGCCGGGGAGTTCAAGGTCGCGCGCGGAACAATTAAGCAGGCGATCGATTCGCTGGCCAGCATTGGCATGGTTTACCGCGAGCAGGGTAAAGGGACCTTTATCAACCGCGATGCGCTGCAGAGATATTACACCGATCTGCCGGACGTGCTGACGACCTTTGCCGGGCCGGGGGCGGTAGAAGTGGAGGTCTTGTCGCTGATTTCAACGATGGCTGACCGCCAGGTTGCCGGGCAAATGGGGCTGGATTTGGGCAGCCAGCTGATGCGACTGGAGCGGTTATTAGTGCAGGAGGAACGGCCGGTCGGTCATGTGCTGACCTGGCTTAATGGCCGTATTTACAACGATCTGAGCCATGTGGACGGCAGCCGCTCGCTGTATAAGCAGCTGCGGGAAACCTTCGGCTACTCTCCGGCTAACGCCACGGAGCGCTATACGCCGGTCTGTTGCGATGCCCGCACGGCAGGATTGTTAAATATTGAGCCGGGTCTCCCGCTGTTTCGGATTGAGCGGGTGGCCCGCGATTTGGATGACGTAGTGCTTGAATACAGCATTGCGCATACCCTGGACGCAAGCCTGTCGCTACAGATAGCCACCAGCCAGAGCAGCGTGAGCCAGCAGTGGAACTGTACTATCGAGAAGGGTACCTAA
- a CDS encoding LysR family transcriptional regulator, giving the protein MSSLIYSFAQLEAFTAVVECNSLAEAARKLGKDRTTLRDLIDFLEDGLGYPLFLREGRSLHLTPEGEQLQRQAHLLMRQVKAFEAFAKEVPKRAAQEISLVYDPFTPRALLQSLIVTMAERNTRLSLINASRDEAEKLLMSGQADLGICQARHRSVGDAMEWRALGAIEMDFYASQALFPDAKAPLSLLELSLAPQVIMHPDTDEPVARRLQISGHTIFTNEQEMLRGLIEQGCGWGFLPTHMNAARWKNVKTLCTEVGNQGIGQTMVTIWKPGNDRRPLIADALALLPELWRKL; this is encoded by the coding sequence ATGTCGAGCCTGATTTATTCATTTGCCCAGCTGGAAGCTTTCACCGCCGTCGTGGAGTGCAACAGTCTGGCGGAAGCCGCGCGCAAACTGGGCAAAGATCGCACGACGCTGCGCGATTTGATTGATTTCCTTGAGGATGGGCTGGGATATCCGCTGTTCCTGCGCGAAGGACGTAGCCTGCACCTGACGCCGGAAGGCGAGCAGTTACAACGCCAGGCGCACCTGCTGATGCGTCAGGTGAAGGCATTTGAAGCGTTTGCCAAAGAAGTGCCGAAGCGCGCGGCCCAGGAAATTTCCCTGGTCTACGATCCTTTTACCCCCAGAGCGTTGCTGCAATCGCTGATAGTTACGATGGCCGAGCGCAATACCCGTCTGAGCTTGATTAACGCGTCGCGTGATGAGGCGGAAAAGCTGCTGATGAGCGGACAAGCCGATTTGGGCATTTGCCAGGCGCGCCATCGCAGCGTAGGCGATGCCATGGAGTGGCGTGCCTTAGGAGCAATAGAGATGGATTTTTACGCCTCTCAAGCGCTTTTCCCCGACGCTAAAGCACCGCTTTCGCTGCTGGAGCTGTCGCTGGCGCCGCAGGTGATTATGCATCCGGATACCGACGAACCGGTGGCGCGCCGGCTGCAAATTTCAGGTCATACCATTTTTACTAATGAGCAGGAGATGCTGCGTGGTCTGATTGAACAGGGATGCGGCTGGGGATTTTTGCCGACGCATATGAATGCCGCACGATGGAAAAACGTCAAAACACTGTGTACTGAAGTCGGTAATCAGGGGATTGGCCAAACGATGGTGACCATCTGGAAGCCCGGCAATGATAGACGCCCGTTGATTGCTGACGCGCTCGCATTACTGCCGGAGCTGTGGAGAAAGCTATGA
- a CDS encoding sugar isomerase domain-containing protein: MSQALKEYYGQIRQKLACLEQRAGELTRAAEMMTRSIVEQRNIFVFGASHAGILAEEMSYRAGGLAVVNPLFTPALMLNVRPLTLTSAVENVENLGRVLVEQSPLRAGDTLLIHSVSGRNAINIDVALAAKSCCAKVIAITSLATAARVTSRHSSGKLLVDIADITLDNHCEYGDAAVSLPGLAQKAAPLSTIMGAAIANSLVLRVCEMMLENAHTPPILASANIDGNQAINQDILSRYRSQIHYL, from the coding sequence ATGAGTCAGGCACTGAAAGAGTATTACGGCCAGATCCGCCAGAAGCTGGCATGTCTTGAGCAGCGCGCAGGGGAGTTAACCCGGGCGGCGGAAATGATGACCCGGAGCATTGTGGAACAGCGCAATATCTTCGTCTTTGGCGCCAGCCACGCCGGGATTCTGGCGGAAGAGATGAGCTATCGGGCAGGGGGGCTGGCGGTGGTTAATCCGCTTTTTACTCCGGCGCTGATGCTTAACGTCAGGCCGTTAACCCTCACCAGCGCGGTGGAAAATGTGGAAAATCTCGGTCGTGTTCTGGTGGAGCAGTCCCCGCTGCGGGCCGGGGATACGCTGTTGATCCACTCGGTTTCAGGAAGGAACGCGATTAACATTGATGTCGCGCTGGCGGCAAAATCCTGTTGCGCGAAGGTCATTGCCATTACCAGCCTTGCAACGGCTGCGCGCGTGACGTCGCGCCACTCCAGCGGCAAGCTGCTGGTCGATATAGCCGATATCACCCTCGATAATCACTGCGAGTATGGCGATGCGGCGGTTAGTCTGCCGGGGCTGGCGCAGAAAGCCGCGCCGCTCTCTACCATTATGGGCGCGGCGATTGCGAATAGCCTGGTGCTACGCGTCTGCGAAATGATGCTGGAAAATGCGCACACCCCGCCGATCCTTGCCAGCGCAAACATAGACGGCAATCAGGCGATAAATCAGGATATACTGAGCAGATACAGGAGCCAAATACACTATCTCTGA